TTAAATATGCTGAGGATGACTTGGCACCCAGGAGATTAGCCCTAGGACGTACCCAGGGAGTCATAGGGTTGCTAAGGGATTAGGGAGAAAGAAACTGATCCTGGAGGGGCTTGAGAGTTTGCAGTGATGCCTGGGGGCAACAGGGTGCAGACATCCCCATCCCAGGTACGTTGCTTGATATCGTGCTGCAATTCTCCACCTACCCAGCAGACTTTGCTCACCCAGCTGGTTTTCCGCTTGTTGCAGTTGCCTCGTTTGTCCTACTTCAGTTTAATTAAAATGAGGAGCATGCATTTGGCTCAGTCTTTCATTCTGCTTTTCTTTCTGCAGGCGGCTCTTTGCCCAGCGACCCGGGAGCACCAGCCCAAAGGCAGACAAATGGCTTCACTGGAAACGCCCatcctcagccaggaggctccagCTGCACAAAGGATTTGGACTCCTCTCCAGCAAACCATCGAGGGGAGAGGGAATCCAGAGCATCGGCCGCAGGTGTCTTGGGAAGTAGCTCCCCAGCGGCATCTCAGGAAAATTCAACTGCCATAGAGTCTTTGCAGCTCCGGGAGCTCCCAGCGACTCCAGGGGATATGCAAGTAACGACTGCAGAGCAGCTTAGTTCCAGTCAGGACGCATATGGTCCGATCTACGAAAGCATCAGGGATAAAGGAATCACGTGCTACCGAGGGAGTTTGTACGAACTAAGTGCTGGCACTGCGGAAGGCCCTAATATGAACTCAGGCCATGCTACTGCAGGGGGTGAGGAGAGTGAGCCAGGGGAAACCCTGCCACGATGCAATAGCAAACAGGAGCAGCTGGTGGCTGATGATTCCAGGGCGGACCCCGGGAAGTCACCTCAGGAGTGGCAGGAACTCGCCTTGGAGGAGGATGCTGTGAACGAGTCCTTGACTGAAAGGGAGAAGAAGCTCAGGGCGATGTACGCGCGAGTGTGTAAGAAATCCAAGTCCCTCGGGCTCTCACAACCTGCAAGCCCAGACGCTTCCACAGAGCCAGAAGAGGAGGAGCCTCCGCCCCTACCAGAAAAGCACTTGGATGTGATCTATGAAACCCTGGGGAGCCTGGGGTCTGAGATGCAGGTAATGCGGGGTGCCCTCTGCCTGGCCTGATGTTCAGCAGGCCCTGAGTTCCCTGAACATCTGCTGCCCTCTCTCCTGCAAGGTTCTGTTTCATCTAGGCTGggatttctctctgctcccccttctACAGATGTTTCCAAGGGGAGGCTTTTGGCTGTCTCCTTCTCTATCGGCTAGGAGCCTCAAAGGAATATTTGAGCTGCTACCCTGCTGTGATCTTATTAGCTCTCCTAAGCTCCCCagggctggacctggccaatacTTGGTTGGAGAAGCCTGCCAGATGCTGAAGGGAGTGTCATTTGGCACTCGGTATGTACAACTCCTCCCCAGGTCTGTGCTAATTGAATGCCCCACCATGGTGCTGGGGGCACTCGGTGACTGGAGATGCTGTCTGATGGATGGGATGTGAGCAGGATCCTGGATGTTGTGtagttaaagatcccatggcatggTAGTTTCAGCAAGGATGGGGTGTTAACCCCAGTCTCCTGGCTAAATTCCGTCTTGGGGAATTGCATCCTGACCTGCGAATTCGCTCTGAAATCTCCCCTCTCCGtccactccctctccctccccactccttctcctcttggggccggatccaaagcccagtgaagttaatggaaagctCCTCGTTGAcgccaatgggctttggatcaggctcttgctGCACTGAGCTTAAACGTCCCCCACTGATTGAACTTTAAAGCCACCTTTCTTTCTGAGTCAGCACCACTATTATCAAGGCCCctgtttggtttggggtttttttttttctcttgtaacTCTGTAGCCCAGCCTGTggctctcctctctccctctctgaggCCTGTTCCTTATTCCAGAGTCATTCTCAACCCACGCCCCGCAGACCTGAGGTTATCTCGCTGCTGCCCTGTACATTCTTTGCACCAGAAATGCTAATTCGGGAAAGTGGCCGTAGAGGAAACACGCTGCTAGATGAGTGAAGCCCACATGGTTTAGGGGCGTCCATAAATTGCATAACACAGTTTGTGGTGATTTTTCAAGACCCACCGACCCCCTTATAACCCGGAAACAAGCACTCATGCAAAATTAAGGACCCAGCTACCGCCCAATGTGTTATGTAATTTAATTTCCCTGCGCTTCTGGTTCATGTGTCCCCCGTTCTGCACCTTGATCCCATCTTCTCAGGAGGTTGAGAGctatttggggggaggagaggggagaccaggatgagaggaggaggggagggggcggagcaggagctggagagaggcattggaggtggaggggatggggaaggctGAACAATTTGGGAGGAGGGGCAATGGCACACTGAGGGGGTAGGAGGGACAGCGGCATGAGGGAGGAGCTAGCTGAACTAACCTCAGTATTACTGAGTCGGTAGCTAGCTTTAACTTTGCAGCACCGGCTGGTGGGTGAGCTTGGGACCTCTCCAGTAAAATCCTGCACatcagcccagctctgaagctaGGAAATGACATGTGGTGGGAGAAGGGGTGAATCCAGAGAACCCACTTCAAATAAAACAGGGCAGAAATCCTATCT
The genomic region above belongs to Caretta caretta isolate rCarCar2 chromosome 3, rCarCar1.hap1, whole genome shotgun sequence and contains:
- the LOC125634734 gene encoding uncharacterized protein LOC125634734 gives rise to the protein MAPSSAERPEYSKVTFSSCLLQWSLASIVPVLLTVLLLLLCISFKRKKQSFSTRPVGRHVDSSKLIRMTRLGDRSASSPAGKQPKAETTVQEGGSLPSDPGAPAQRQTNGFTGNAHPQPGGSSCTKDLDSSPANHRGERESRASAAGVLGSSSPAASQENSTAIESLQLRELPATPGDMQVTTAEQLSSSQDAYGPIYESIRDKGITCYRGSLYELSAGTAEGPNMNSGHATAGGEESEPGETLPRCNSKQEQLVADDSRADPGKSPQEWQELALEEDAVNESLTEREKKLRAMYARVCKKSKSLGLSQPASPDASTEPEEEEPPPLPEKHLDVIYETLGSLGSEMQDSEVPTVIAQPEE